In Spirosoma pollinicola, the genomic window ATACAAAAAAACCGGGTTGAACAAACATATGTATGCCTGTTCAACCCGGTCCTGGCGAGAATGTTTCTGCCAAACTTAGTGCGTTGATCCCCGTCGAGTTTTGTAGGTTCTCGAAATCAGTCATGTGCAGAAAACGATCTGATTAACTTCCACTACGTAAGGAGCTAATCAGATCGTTTTCTGTATGTGACTACACAGCCTACCACCAACCAGGATACTTATATACTGGCTTAAAATACCAAGATGGATAAAAAGCGAAAAGGAGAAGTTAATTCAAATTCGGGCGGTTGTTAGTTAACTGACGACGTACCAAACTCCAGCGACGACGGGAAACTGGCAGAACCTCACCGGTTGTTAGATGAACAAGACCACCAGTATCAGTGCGTTCCAACCGTTCAACAAAGCGCCGATTGACAACGCAATTGCGGTGGAGACGAATAAATAGCTCAGTAGGCAATTGTGGGGAGTAGTACTTTAGCGTACGCGGCATAAGCATACGTTTACCATCTGACCAGTTTAACCAGCTATAATTAGCTACAGCCTGAAGGTACACTAAGTCAGTTACTGAAAATAACTGACGGCCCGTTTCGCGAAGATAAAGCTTAAGCGGAGGCCACTCCACTGGGGTGGTTCTGTTGGAAAAGGAAAAGGCAGACATGGACATACGTGCGAGTATTAACTTTTCAGATACAGTTGAAATAAACGTAACTGATGCAATACTATGGCCGGTACAATTGTAAGTCTTGCTCTTTCGTAACAAGCGCTATAAAATTTGTAACATCACATGCATAAGATTATTTAAAATACATATGGTTTACTTGTAAGTCGCTAAAGTCTATGGTATTAGGTATTTATTTTTTATTTAAGTAGTCTAAAATGCAAATCCAATGATTTTACGTTAACTATTTTATTAGCTCCTGTCGATGCTGTTCGACATACTCTGACGGGGTCATTAAGTAGTGTTCCTTGAAGACTTTTGAGAAATAGGCTGGTGTGTCAAAGCCTACCCGATCGGCAACTTCAGAGATAGACCCTCCAATTAATAGTAACTCGGCTGCTCGTTTCAAACGAACTACACGAATCAGCTCATTTGGTGTCAGGCCGGTCATCGCTTTTACCTTTCTGTTAAGGTGCATTCGGCTCATGCCAATGGCGCTAGCCAAAGGCTCCACCCCAAACG contains:
- a CDS encoding LytR/AlgR family response regulator transcription factor gives rise to the protein MSMSAFSFSNRTTPVEWPPLKLYLRETGRQLFSVTDLVYLQAVANYSWLNWSDGKRMLMPRTLKYYSPQLPTELFIRLHRNCVVNRRFVERLERTDTGGLVHLTTGEVLPVSRRRWSLVRRQLTNNRPNLN